Below is a genomic region from Brassica oleracea var. oleracea cultivar TO1000 chromosome C9, BOL, whole genome shotgun sequence.
AATTATTTCTTTAACATGACTACACGAGTCTATCGTATAAAGAATATGAAAACGTATGCATCAAACACTCAAATTTTCTGGTTATAAACAACAAAAAAGACTAGATATTACATTTAAAACATAGAAGAAAGTAAAAATCCTTTATAATTAAAAACAAGACAGGTCGAACGCTCTCACAACTGCAGCAAAAATCAATCTCATGAAGAAGCATCATAAATTCATTAAAAAAAAGATAGTAATGATAAATTAAACAAGAATAATAATACTATGGCTTTCTTTTGCCCACGTAAACCTGCAACACTCCATCAGATCCCCCAGCCACTAGCGTACACTGGTCCACACCGGATTGCCTCCAGCAAACGCTACTCACGAACCGCTTATCCGAAGCAGAAGTCAAACCAACCGGTTCAAACCCGTCTACCCAAACCGGCTTCCTCCACCTCCTATCGTACACGAACACCCTGTTGTTCTCCGATCCGCAACCAAACAGCGCGCCGTTTCTCCACACAGACAACCCCACGAAGTTCCGGTTATTCACATGCCCCTCGTAAGTGCGAATCACGCGCCCGTCCTCCACGCTCCACAGCTTCAGACATCCGTCCGTACCCGCCGTCACCACCGTACCACCGTCGAGAAACCTCACGTACGACACCGTTTTGGTATGACCTTGTAAAGTCAACGCCGGGTCAACGAGTTTCCTCATATCGTACACGTAACCTCTCCGATCAGCGCATCCGACAGCCACCGCGTGACCACCGGTGGGATCAAACTCGACGCAGCAAACGGCACTCCGGCAAAGTCCCGCCGGCCGGACAACGCCGATAGATTCCTCCGGCGGACACCTCGGATCCCACACCTGCATAGTTCCGTCGTCTGATCCCGACGCTCCCACGGCGGCGGCGCCACCGTGACGAGTGTAATCCACGCTCCAGACGCGGCGGCCTCCGTGCTCGTCCCGCTCGAATACCGGCGTCCTCTTCTCGAGATCGTACTCCGTCACAACGCCGTCGTAATCACCCGACCCGATGACCCGACCGCACGACCCGGGTTTCCACCGGAGACTACTAAGCTTCGCCGGAGTGCATATGTAATATTCACAGGCGTTGGTTTGATCGACGAAGTTAACTCCTCCTCCTGCTCCTCCGCAGACTCCGGCGGTGGTCCGTAAGAGAGAAGTGAGCCCGTAAAAACGAATCTTTCTAGAGATTCCGGCGGTAGCGAGGATGTTATCAGTCGGATCAAACTCTATAGCTCCGACAACGTCGGAGGCAGAAGAGGAGGAAGAAGAGACGACGGTGGAGAGAGAAAGATCCCATTCGTGTCTTGCTTCTTCTTCTTCCTGCTTTTGCGTACGATGAGTGTTCATATGAAAACAGAGAATGACTGTTGTTTCTGGGGATTCGGACCAATCGAAAACCAATCCCATTCAACTAACAAATTTTAAAACATTTTAATATTGCTTTTTTCCACCGGTAAAAATGGCTGTATTTACCAATCCACTTATGATTTTATGGCTATCCATTCGTATACTATATGTCAGAGAAGGTCCCATTTAATGCCACTTCAGGTAAAAAATGTGAAAACTCGTTGTCGTGGCTACTTATTTAGCCAAACATGCAAATTGATAGGTGCATTAGTAGCAGTGGCGGAGCCAGAATGTTTTCTTACAGGGGTCGGCCGTAAACCTATATACTGTATATATATATATATATATAATTATTTATAAATGGCTAAAATAATATTATAAAAATTATTTTTCTATAGCTTAAAATATTTTTATTATGATTTAATTTTTTAAATCTTTAAATATTTTTTAACCAAAAAAATGAGGGAAACATTTAAAAACTAGTCACCAACATAATT
It encodes:
- the LOC106315762 gene encoding WD repeat-containing protein RUP2 produces the protein MGLVFDWSESPETTVILCFHMNTHRTQKQEEEEARHEWDLSLSTVVSSSSSSASDVVGAIEFDPTDNILATAGISRKIRFYGLTSLLRTTAGVCGGAGGGVNFVDQTNACEYYICTPAKLSSLRWKPGSCGRVIGSGDYDGVVTEYDLEKRTPVFERDEHGGRRVWSVDYTRHGGAAAVGASGSDDGTMQVWDPRCPPEESIGVVRPAGLCRSAVCCVEFDPTGGHAVAVGCADRRGYVYDMRKLVDPALTLQGHTKTVSYVRFLDGGTVVTAGTDGCLKLWSVEDGRVIRTYEGHVNNRNFVGLSVWRNGALFGCGSENNRVFVYDRRWRKPVWVDGFEPVGLTSASDKRFVSSVCWRQSGVDQCTLVAGGSDGVLQVYVGKRKP